From Phormidium ambiguum IAM M-71, one genomic window encodes:
- a CDS encoding HD domain-containing protein encodes MMETKLLDKAIALAQTAHANQVDKAGAPYIGHPLRVMNSLSTVAEKIVGVLHDSIEDSELTLKDLENAGFPDEVLEAIEAITKKPREDYQTYLNRVMGNALTLRVKIADMLDNMDINRIAEPTEKDWKRLKKYQEVLPKLQAALSCFES; translated from the coding sequence ATGATGGAAACAAAGTTATTAGATAAAGCGATCGCACTGGCGCAAACTGCCCACGCTAACCAAGTCGATAAAGCGGGCGCACCTTATATCGGTCATCCATTAAGGGTGATGAATAGTTTAAGTACTGTGGCAGAAAAAATTGTTGGAGTCTTACACGATAGTATAGAAGACTCAGAACTTACCTTGAAAGATTTGGAAAATGCTGGTTTTCCTGATGAAGTATTAGAAGCAATTGAGGCGATTACAAAAAAGCCACGCGAAGACTATCAAACTTATCTGAATCGAGTTATGGGTAATGCTTTAACACTCAGGGTTAAAATCGCTGATATGCTGGATAATATGGACATTAATCGGATTGCTGAACCTACAGAGAAAGATTGGAAAAGATTAAAGAAATATCAAGAAGTTCTCCCCAAATTACAAGCTGCCCTGTCTTGTTTTGAATCATAG
- a CDS encoding TniQ family protein produces the protein MKVEINQPDELWDLEPPYIPPRSSLFHLEPIGIGTPYVESLTSYVARLAETHSVAVGTLIAAEIQKKFSKAEDIKPYYHPNIVKVYGQYYIKSLNGTSAKAKQLVAALNQLTLRDDLKFLTLLTWAEVLPRQELLKSNFAWCPQCYQEWRFSSKVIYSPLLWSLQAVNICLYHLKYLTIKINSIPTTHYFTRTANQIASRTS, from the coding sequence ATGAAAGTTGAGATTAACCAACCTGATGAATTATGGGACTTAGAACCCCCATATATTCCACCGCGTAGTTCTTTATTCCATCTTGAACCGATAGGAATCGGAACTCCTTATGTGGAGAGTTTAACTAGCTACGTTGCTCGTTTAGCTGAAACTCATAGTGTGGCTGTGGGAACTTTAATCGCTGCTGAAATTCAAAAAAAATTCTCTAAAGCCGAGGATATCAAACCGTATTATCACCCTAATATAGTGAAGGTTTATGGACAATATTATATTAAATCTTTAAATGGAACTTCTGCCAAAGCCAAGCAACTCGTAGCTGCTTTGAATCAACTTACTCTGCGCGATGATTTGAAGTTTTTAACACTGCTGACTTGGGCAGAGGTTTTGCCAAGACAAGAGTTACTTAAGTCTAATTTTGCTTGGTGTCCTCAGTGTTATCAAGAATGGCGTTTCAGCTCAAAAGTGATTTATTCTCCTTTGTTATGGTCGCTTCAAGCTGTCAACATTTGTTTGTATCATCTTAAATACCTTACAATTAAAATTAACTCAATACCAACAACTCATTACTTCACAAGAACAGCAAATCAAATCGCTTCAAGAACAAGTTGA
- a CDS encoding type IV pilin-like G/H family protein: MIKSLSYKDMKGYSLLVLKSFVILFLLILAAAFFALPSFLPSHPRNVNRGKQAEGKQYTSSINKAQQAYYAENGKFVTENSPEGWERLAVGIKTQTINYKYSISAIGKDGVNTFADASQINKALKSYTGVVGLISDPTNPGEKIGWAIICETKNAGDVPLPGEVTATKVKCPDNSYLISEFDFFATPNLTSSNSNSNSNPSEFEPNPPDLNSNPSPVQGTPCWSKYSPEQARHRWRGRAPVGHIEIVNDSDQLVRVILFHPDSNGGLLATWDINPGRSTVLAINNQRITIGADWGIRVASSCIMPVGDAGQYSQGRYKVMSSFLFNY, encoded by the coding sequence ATGATTAAATCGCTTAGTTACAAAGATATGAAAGGCTATTCACTGTTAGTTCTGAAGAGTTTTGTTATTTTGTTCCTGCTAATTTTGGCAGCAGCTTTTTTCGCTTTACCTAGTTTTTTGCCTAGTCATCCCAGGAACGTTAACAGAGGCAAACAAGCAGAAGGCAAGCAATACACTAGCTCAATCAACAAAGCACAACAAGCCTATTATGCAGAAAATGGAAAATTTGTCACAGAAAACTCTCCCGAAGGATGGGAAAGATTGGCAGTTGGCATTAAAACTCAAACCATAAATTATAAATACTCAATTTCAGCAATTGGTAAAGATGGAGTTAATACCTTTGCCGATGCCAGCCAAATAAATAAAGCTTTGAAAAGCTACACAGGAGTTGTTGGTTTGATATCAGATCCAACTAACCCTGGAGAGAAAATAGGGTGGGCAATAATATGTGAAACAAAAAATGCGGGAGATGTACCTCTGCCTGGTGAAGTAACTGCAACAAAAGTGAAATGCCCAGACAATTCTTATTTAATTTCGGAATTTGATTTCTTTGCCACCCCTAACTTAACCTCGTCAAACTCAAACTCAAACTCAAACCCCTCAGAGTTTGAACCGAACCCCCCAGACCTTAACTCGAACCCGTCCCCAGTACAAGGCACTCCTTGTTGGAGTAAATATAGTCCTGAACAGGCTAGACACCGATGGAGAGGGCGTGCTCCAGTAGGACACATTGAAATTGTAAATGATAGCGATCAATTGGTGAGAGTCATATTATTTCATCCTGATTCAAATGGAGGTTTGTTAGCTACTTGGGATATTAATCCGGGACGATCGACTGTTTTAGCTATCAATAATCAACGAATTACTATTGGGGCTGATTGGGGGATTCGAGTAGCTTCCTCCTGCATTATGCCTGTTGGAGATGCTGGTCAATACAGCCAAGGTAGATACAAAGTAATGAGCAGCTTTCTCTTTAATTATTAA
- a CDS encoding ISL3 family transposase has product MDEISQRKGYRDFITMVANAETGNLLEVIDSYKQEEIIEALKQQPLEIREQVEEVSVDMWGGFPKVIREVFPNAAVVIDRFHVMKLVNQRLNKLRQIVGIKVQGSQFLLLKNLEDLTEEENQKLQQILEQSPCLRIAYCMKEELREIYQTSTTVKTGVIRMKKWLAQAQVFYSKVARTISTHLQGICNYFISRTTSGVMEGINNKAKLIMRQGYGFTNFENFRARLLGSFSD; this is encoded by the coding sequence ATGGATGAAATCAGCCAACGAAAAGGTTATAGAGATTTTATCACAATGGTTGCCAATGCCGAGACGGGAAATTTGTTAGAAGTTATCGATAGCTATAAACAGGAAGAGATTATAGAAGCTTTGAAGCAGCAGCCATTAGAGATAAGAGAGCAAGTAGAAGAAGTCAGCGTAGATATGTGGGGAGGCTTCCCAAAAGTCATTAGAGAAGTTTTTCCGAATGCGGCTGTAGTTATTGACAGATTTCATGTGATGAAGTTAGTTAATCAACGATTAAATAAGTTAAGACAAATAGTGGGAATCAAAGTCCAAGGTAGCCAATTTCTTTTGCTAAAAAATTTAGAGGATTTAACTGAGGAGGAAAACCAAAAGCTACAGCAGATTTTGGAGCAATCACCTTGCTTGCGGATAGCTTACTGTATGAAAGAAGAACTCCGCGAAATTTACCAAACTAGTACCACCGTCAAAACTGGTGTAATTAGAATGAAGAAATGGTTAGCCCAAGCCCAGGTATTTTATAGTAAAGTTGCTCGCACAATTAGTACTCATTTACAAGGAATATGTAATTACTTTATCAGTCGCACAACCAGCGGTGTAATGGAAGGAATCAACAATAAAGCTAAACTAATTATGCGTCAGGGTTATGGTTTTACAAATTTTGAAAACTTTCGTGCCCGCCTTTTAGGTAGCTTTTCTGATTAG
- a CDS encoding ATP-binding protein translates to MVNTNARAFPPEFLNKSSEDKTCYFKGITIPHRKLKEALSRLLINILEPADTLGFLVFGVTGVGKTTLRLRLEKLLWERFLPELQENPGKIAVASVEAIPAERGNFSHKDYYIRALESLNEVLIEYKSNYKFSENFTNDLGLINQSYRKDTNTLRRAMEKVFRYRQLRCFLVDEAQHLLMMSGGHQMLHQMNWIKSIANLTGTIHILFGTYELLNCSTLNGQVGRRSEDIHLTPYQLDEAEDVTEFIRVIRTLEKHLPLEEEPCLENYYEYLFSGSVGCVGILKNWLTRSLRFAYEEEAATLTIKHLEQGAFSPGRINQIFQESAQGQLRLKQESSYHFIGNLTTSVPANVVQGSSLKKRPVGKRKPKRDPVRTPDNES, encoded by the coding sequence ATGGTAAATACTAATGCACGAGCGTTTCCGCCAGAGTTCCTGAATAAATCTAGTGAAGATAAGACTTGTTACTTCAAAGGTATTACAATTCCCCATCGCAAACTTAAAGAAGCTTTGTCCAGGCTATTAATTAATATTCTTGAACCTGCGGATACCCTAGGATTTTTAGTTTTTGGGGTAACTGGTGTGGGGAAAACTACCTTGCGACTGCGCCTAGAGAAACTCTTGTGGGAACGATTTCTCCCTGAACTACAAGAAAATCCTGGTAAAATTGCTGTCGCTAGTGTTGAAGCTATTCCAGCTGAACGAGGAAATTTTAGTCATAAGGATTACTATATTCGGGCTTTAGAATCTCTCAATGAGGTTTTAATAGAGTATAAGTCTAATTATAAATTCTCCGAGAATTTTACCAATGATTTAGGATTAATTAATCAATCCTATCGGAAAGATACAAATACTTTACGACGAGCGATGGAGAAGGTATTTCGGTATCGCCAGTTAAGATGTTTCCTAGTAGATGAAGCCCAACATTTGTTAATGATGTCTGGGGGACACCAAATGTTGCATCAAATGAATTGGATTAAATCAATTGCTAATCTTACGGGAACAATACATATCTTATTTGGAACTTATGAGCTTCTTAACTGCTCAACACTCAATGGACAGGTAGGAAGACGTAGTGAAGATATTCATTTAACTCCTTACCAACTTGATGAGGCTGAAGATGTTACTGAATTTATTAGAGTTATTAGAACCTTGGAGAAGCATCTTCCCTTAGAAGAAGAACCTTGTTTAGAAAATTATTACGAATATCTCTTTTCTGGTTCAGTCGGTTGTGTAGGAATTCTCAAAAATTGGTTGACTCGTTCATTGCGATTTGCTTATGAAGAAGAGGCCGCAACGTTAACTATTAAACATTTAGAACAAGGAGCTTTTAGCCCAGGACGAATTAACCAGATTTTTCAAGAATCAGCCCAGGGTCAATTACGTCTCAAGCAAGAATCTAGTTATCACTTTATCGGAAATTTGACTACTTCTGTTCCCGCTAACGTAGTACAGGGATCTTCTTTGAAGAAAAGACCTGTTGGCAAACGAAAACCAAAACGAGATCCTGTGAGGACACCAGACAATGAAAGTTGA
- a CDS encoding N-acetylmuramoyl-L-alanine amidase, with protein MSWQDFIKAVAKADFEFPWQRQLIVAQAIIESGRGTTDLSYYKNMNGMKYRESIAIPGAEKFKYYTDSEKDNPDHPGWDWFFKFDSYETGIKVWQKFFFRKDGQWIPYPKVYERDPEVLKDARSFINYVGSIYCPYFENSHNESYADYIMNRCVPEADRLLKEVDSPGQAVRTFKIAIVPGHGGHDPGACNPRLGVEEADYNWREAEEIKRILEQDENYQVIICRDKSENVDLGEFQGRANSIDADVCLCLHHNSNDKTQAKGWWLFFSKQDSETNKFIQILDKHFRELPLHARGCTSAIPPFNGDRAWLKRVWNCINACKIPTILFESCFISNDQDCQWLKNGGYKEIAQKICDGVREYLQDPINSINTVLYTAEVNDPEPPLNVRSGAGTTHPVVGKLNNGTSVLIVEDNQAGWVRISSPIKGWVAKRYTNRLGAKERLLHLVRTDQTDEYGCKWLILSIHNGDFNPIESINVVSGIPSKQVFEKGSPDNQPGCCQPLPQGKYSVKPRIDWAGGTGNYNASFGPGLGPVWVSIEPLFDTPRGSFGFHLDPNRINSPGTAGCIGFTTKADLKRFVAWFDDSETAPKSLKVDWGL; from the coding sequence ATGAGTTGGCAAGATTTTATTAAAGCAGTGGCCAAAGCTGATTTCGAGTTTCCTTGGCAGCGTCAATTAATTGTTGCTCAAGCAATTATAGAAAGTGGCAGAGGAACAACCGATTTAAGCTACTACAAAAACATGAATGGCATGAAATACCGTGAATCCATTGCCATTCCTGGAGCCGAAAAATTTAAATACTATACCGATAGTGAAAAGGATAATCCAGACCATCCAGGTTGGGATTGGTTCTTCAAATTTGATAGCTATGAAACCGGAATAAAAGTTTGGCAAAAATTCTTTTTCCGTAAAGATGGACAATGGATTCCTTATCCGAAAGTTTATGAACGAGATCCAGAAGTTCTGAAAGATGCTCGTTCATTTATCAACTATGTAGGCTCAATTTACTGTCCATATTTTGAGAATTCCCATAATGAAAGCTACGCTGATTACATCATGAACCGATGTGTTCCTGAAGCCGATCGCCTGTTAAAGGAAGTAGATTCTCCTGGTCAAGCTGTTCGCACCTTTAAAATAGCGATCGTGCCGGGACATGGTGGACACGATCCGGGTGCTTGCAATCCACGTTTGGGAGTGGAAGAAGCAGATTATAACTGGCGCGAAGCAGAAGAAATTAAGCGGATTCTAGAGCAGGATGAAAACTATCAAGTAATTATCTGTAGAGACAAATCAGAAAATGTTGATCTAGGAGAATTTCAAGGACGAGCTAATTCGATCGATGCTGATGTTTGCCTCTGCTTGCATCATAATTCAAATGATAAAACGCAAGCGAAAGGTTGGTGGCTTTTCTTCAGCAAGCAAGACTCGGAAACTAACAAATTTATCCAAATTCTAGACAAACACTTTCGAGAATTACCTCTTCATGCTCGTGGATGTACATCAGCTATTCCTCCTTTTAATGGCGATCGAGCATGGCTCAAACGGGTTTGGAACTGTATCAATGCTTGTAAAATACCCACCATCCTTTTTGAAAGTTGTTTCATCAGCAACGATCAAGATTGCCAATGGTTAAAGAATGGAGGCTACAAAGAAATTGCACAAAAAATTTGTGATGGAGTTAGAGAATATCTACAAGATCCGATAAATTCAATAAACACCGTACTTTATACAGCTGAAGTCAACGACCCTGAGCCACCCCTGAATGTTCGTTCTGGTGCTGGAACAACTCATCCTGTAGTTGGGAAGTTGAATAACGGAACTTCTGTGTTGATCGTCGAAGATAATCAAGCAGGTTGGGTGCGTATTAGCTCTCCAATTAAGGGTTGGGTAGCCAAACGTTATACCAATCGTCTAGGTGCTAAAGAGCGATTATTACATCTGGTTCGGACAGATCAGACTGATGAGTATGGCTGTAAGTGGTTGATTCTGTCAATTCATAATGGTGATTTCAACCCTATTGAGTCAATCAATGTTGTCTCTGGTATACCAAGTAAGCAAGTCTTTGAAAAAGGTAGCCCAGACAATCAGCCAGGATGTTGTCAACCTCTCCCTCAAGGTAAATATTCTGTAAAGCCTCGAATAGACTGGGCTGGGGGTACAGGAAACTACAACGCCTCTTTTGGCCCAGGATTGGGTCCAGTCTGGGTGTCCATAGAGCCACTGTTTGATACTCCAAGAGGCAGTTTTGGTTTCCACCTTGATCCCAATCGAATTAATTCCCCTGGAACGGCAGGTTGCATCGGTTTCACCACGAAAGCTGACCTGAAACGTTTTGTTGCTTGGTTTGACGACTCGGAAACTGCACCTAAATCCTTAAAAGTTGACTGGGGTTTGTAA
- a CDS encoding A/G-specific adenine glycosylase: MIILVDQLANNEWFSDRLLVWASQNLRDFPWRRTTDPYSIFIAEFLLQKTGAATAEVIYQKFIARYPTLPSLAEAPLEDIAELLQPLGLHFRATRLQEAVRIIVEKHSGQIPEQEAELLKLPGVGLYTARSICANAFNQPAAVLDTNVARILERFFGLQGNRVKSRCKLLWKAAELVAPQTDVSRWNLTLLDFGALVCTALKPRCSDCPLQERCNYNLLGGRN, from the coding sequence ATGATAATTCTAGTTGACCAACTGGCGAACAACGAATGGTTCAGCGATCGGCTTTTAGTTTGGGCTTCCCAAAACCTGCGCGACTTCCCCTGGCGACGAACGACCGATCCTTACTCAATTTTTATAGCCGAATTCCTGCTACAGAAAACCGGGGCTGCAACCGCAGAGGTAATCTATCAGAAATTCATCGCTCGCTATCCCACTTTACCGAGTCTGGCTGAAGCACCATTAGAAGACATTGCCGAATTGCTGCAACCTCTGGGACTGCACTTCCGAGCCACCCGCTTGCAAGAAGCCGTCCGAATTATTGTCGAAAAACACTCAGGTCAAATCCCCGAACAAGAAGCCGAACTGCTGAAACTACCCGGTGTGGGACTGTACACCGCACGATCGATTTGTGCCAATGCCTTCAACCAACCCGCCGCCGTACTCGACACCAACGTGGCACGCATTCTAGAACGCTTCTTTGGCTTGCAGGGCAACCGGGTCAAATCGCGGTGCAAGCTGCTGTGGAAAGCTGCCGAATTGGTAGCACCTCAAACCGATGTCAGCCGATGGAATCTGACACTGCTTGATTTTGGTGCGTTGGTCTGTACCGCACTCAAACCTCGCTGTAGTGATTGTCCGCTACAGGAACGCTGCAATTACAATTTACTCGGTGGTAGAAATTAG
- a CDS encoding transposase family protein, whose protein sequence is MTSLLDNLLDLAETTVEGYQEVEGYVCLHLKLLNRGTHCPHCNYYTAELHQTTQILVRDLSSFGKPVYLRVSRRRFYCPKCQRYSTEKIEFLAERRNYTKRYEQHIYERVLSSNVAEISRIECLSCAEVEGIFRRISSEKKRLGTSKKANNG, encoded by the coding sequence ATGACCTCTTTACTAGATAATTTACTGGATTTAGCTGAAACTACGGTGGAAGGTTATCAAGAAGTAGAAGGTTACGTTTGCCTTCACTTAAAGCTATTAAATCGCGGAACTCACTGCCCTCACTGCAATTATTACACAGCAGAATTACATCAAACAACTCAGATATTAGTCAGAGATTTGTCCAGCTTCGGTAAACCAGTATACTTACGAGTATCCCGCCGGAGATTTTATTGTCCTAAATGTCAAAGATATAGTACAGAAAAGATAGAATTTTTAGCCGAAAGAAGGAATTATACTAAGAGATATGAACAGCATATTTACGAGAGAGTTCTTAGTTCAAATGTTGCCGAAATTAGCCGGATAGAGTGCTTAAGTTGTGCAGAAGTAGAGGGAATATTCCGGCGGATTAGTAGCGAAAAAAAAAGACTGGGGACTAGTAAAAAAGCTAACAATGGATGA
- a CDS encoding adenylate/guanylate cyclase domain-containing protein, with amino-acid sequence MELSEIKQGVEPPIDATALVVDLRNFTPSLNASQEDLNGVNTFCYFLFDFYQIILKCCLLAIPAPLRNNPPLQINSTGDGALIVYYNTWNFAYGFLAAILLDAYLSSFCREFNLKNSQNNLPEVSFGIGIESGKVSRIFAHNSINTTRPVIDTFIGYAINIASRAESISKTLFAANTIFSDATVEKVSQSLFQENYQDKRNQDAICKSDDERLIIHEKMNELNHKLCLAFIGRYNLQGVSQPMPLYRLSRYALKPGMKRFDTLIKKLVQSDSQHFKEIVNFL; translated from the coding sequence ATGGAACTTTCAGAAATTAAGCAGGGAGTAGAACCACCAATTGACGCTACTGCTTTAGTAGTGGACTTAAGAAATTTTACACCAAGTCTCAATGCTTCTCAAGAAGATTTGAATGGAGTGAACACTTTTTGCTATTTTTTATTTGATTTTTATCAAATAATTTTAAAATGTTGTTTATTAGCAATCCCCGCTCCACTAAGGAATAATCCGCCGCTTCAAATTAATTCAACTGGAGACGGTGCTTTAATAGTTTACTATAATACTTGGAACTTTGCCTATGGTTTTTTAGCAGCAATTCTACTTGATGCTTATTTGAGCAGTTTTTGTAGAGAGTTTAACCTGAAAAATAGCCAAAACAATTTACCAGAAGTTTCTTTTGGTATCGGAATTGAATCAGGAAAAGTTAGCCGAATATTTGCCCACAATTCGATAAATACAACCAGACCCGTGATTGACACTTTTATTGGCTATGCTATTAATATAGCTTCCCGTGCAGAATCAATTAGTAAAACATTATTTGCTGCCAATACAATTTTTTCAGATGCTACAGTTGAAAAAGTTAGTCAATCTCTGTTTCAAGAAAATTATCAAGACAAAAGAAACCAAGACGCAATCTGTAAGTCAGATGATGAGCGATTGATCATACATGAAAAAATGAATGAATTAAATCACAAGCTTTGTTTAGCATTTATTGGTAGGTACAATCTTCAGGGCGTTTCTCAGCCTATGCCCTTATATCGTTTGTCCCGTTATGCTCTTAAACCTGGCATGAAGCGATTTGATACTCTCATCAAAAAACTTGTACAGTCTGACTCACAACATTTTAAAGAGATAGTTAATTTTCTTTAG
- a CDS encoding GUN4 domain-containing protein: MESSAEISVDYTKLRDLLRSQNWLDADRETRRLMLSIARADRRKDGLLTQEDLQKFPCSELKTIDRLWVHYSQGRFGFSVIQKIYEEVDKDYAKLAQRVGWYNGKKWIDYNQINFTNHAPVGHLPITWLVPTTFWMYWLARFACAGWRMLLERAADCDICSCSRDDNSS, from the coding sequence ATGGAATCATCAGCGGAAATAAGTGTTGACTATACAAAATTGCGCGATTTACTGAGGAGCCAAAATTGGCTTGATGCCGATCGAGAAACAAGAAGACTAATGTTATCTATTGCTCGAGCCGATCGACGGAAAGATGGTTTACTGACCCAAGAAGATCTGCAAAAATTTCCTTGTAGTGAACTAAAGACTATCGATCGACTTTGGGTTCATTACAGCCAAGGACGTTTCGGCTTTAGCGTGATTCAGAAAATTTATGAAGAAGTTGACAAAGATTATGCCAAATTAGCCCAAAGAGTCGGTTGGTATAATGGTAAAAAATGGATAGACTACAATCAAATTAATTTTACGAATCATGCCCCGGTTGGACATTTACCGATTACTTGGTTGGTTCCCACAACTTTTTGGATGTATTGGCTAGCGCGTTTTGCTTGTGCAGGTTGGAGAATGCTATTAGAACGTGCTGCTGATTGTGATATTTGTTCCTGTTCAAGAGATGATAATTCTAGTTGA
- a CDS encoding RICIN domain-containing protein: protein MKLTGKLLVSLCLVFSSLTVTLLISGKKPSDAQGVSGRFIANSLSGKCIDVAGAPGRTNGAPLQLWDCEISGINPDNGSVTDQRWVLTNDGFIRNTLSGKCIDVSGAPGRTNGAPLILWDCERSGRNADNGSITDQRWMLTGEGLIRNTLSGKCIDVAGAPGRTNGARLQLWDCERSGRNADNGSITDQKWQWD from the coding sequence ATGAAATTGACTGGTAAGCTTTTGGTCAGTTTATGTTTGGTTTTTTCCAGCCTAACAGTGACGTTGTTGATTTCTGGCAAAAAGCCAAGCGATGCACAAGGAGTTAGTGGAAGGTTTATTGCTAACTCATTGTCTGGGAAGTGTATTGATGTTGCTGGCGCACCAGGGAGGACAAATGGTGCGCCTTTACAGCTTTGGGATTGTGAAATATCTGGGATCAATCCTGACAACGGTTCCGTTACTGATCAAAGATGGGTATTAACTAATGATGGTTTTATCAGAAATACATTATCCGGGAAGTGCATTGATGTTTCAGGAGCACCGGGGAGAACAAATGGTGCGCCTTTAATACTTTGGGATTGCGAACGTTCCGGTCGTAATGCTGATAATGGTTCGATCACAGATCAAAGATGGATGTTAACTGGTGAGGGTTTGATCAGAAATACGCTATCAGGGAAATGTATTGATGTTGCTGGAGCGCCAGGGAGAACAAATGGTGCGCGGTTACAACTTTGGGATTGTGAGCGATCGGGCCGTAATGCTGATAATGGTTCGATCACCGATCAAAAGTGGCAATGGGATTAG